From Anopheles coluzzii chromosome 3, AcolN3, whole genome shotgun sequence, the proteins below share one genomic window:
- the LOC120960089 gene encoding ADP-ribosylation factor 1 gives MGNVFANLFKGLFGKKEMRILMVGLDAAGKTTILYKLKLGEIVTTIPTIGFNVETVEYKNISFTVWDVGGQDKIRPLWRHYFQNTQGLIFVVDSNDRERIGEAREELMRMLAEDELRDAVLLIFANKQDLPNAMNAAEITDKLGLHSLRNRNWYIQATCATSGDGLYEGLDWLSNQLKNANR, from the exons atgggGAACGTGTTCGCTAACCTGTTCAAAGGATTGTTCGGCAAAAAGGAGATGAGAATTCTGATGGTCGGGTTGGATGCTGCCGGTAAAACCACGATCCTGTATAAACTAAAATTAGGTGAAATTGTTACAACGATTCCTACAATTG GTTTCAACGTGGAGACTGTAGAGTATAAAAACATTAGTTTTACGGTTTGGGACGTTGGCGGCCAGGATAAGATTCGGCCCCTGTGGAGGCATTACTTCCAGAACACACAA GGACTTATCTTCGTTGTCGATAGCAATGACAGAGAGCGTATCGGCGAGGCCCGGGAAGAACTGATGCGAATGTTGGCCGAAGATGAGCTCAGAGATGCTGTTCTACTGATATTCGCAAACAAACAG GATCTACCAAACGCGATGAATGCGGCAGAAATCACCGACAAGCTAGGACTACACTCGCTAAGAAACCGCAACTGGTACATTCAGGCCACCTGTGCAACTAGCGGCGACGGACTGTACGAAGGACTGGACTGGCTTTCCAACCAGCTGAAAAACGCAAACCGCTAA